A single Thermodesulfobacteriota bacterium DNA region contains:
- a CDS encoding cold shock domain-containing protein, translating into MDLQTETRNLDMRPEWAAKIEDERQRLARHHQDLVHHLRLSIEATTGHRQGGHELTLVATVPGDTVVVKRKGEAVKGLIVEAFDTLGAQLKEWRRKRRQDVKTHETGAAGLAGTVKSVIPAEGYGFIATADGTEIYFHENALKDCVIRDLNEGDGVRFAETTGDKGPQASWVRVIRD; encoded by the coding sequence ATGGATCTGCAGACAGAAACCCGCAATCTGGACATGCGGCCGGAATGGGCTGCCAAGATCGAGGATGAGCGGCAGCGCCTGGCCCGCCACCACCAGGACCTGGTCCATCACCTGCGCCTGTCCATCGAGGCCACCACCGGCCATCGCCAGGGCGGCCACGAGCTGACCCTGGTGGCCACCGTCCCCGGTGACACCGTCGTGGTCAAGCGCAAGGGCGAGGCGGTGAAAGGCCTCATCGTCGAGGCCTTCGACACCCTGGGCGCCCAGCTCAAGGAGTGGCGGCGGAAGCGGCGCCAGGACGTGAAGACCCACGAGACCGGTGCCGCCGGCCTGGCGGGCACCGTCAAGAGCGTTATCCCGGCCGAGGGCTACGGCTTCATCGCCACCGCCGACGGCACCGAGATCTACTTCCATGAAAATGCGCTCAAGGATTGCGTCATCCGGGACCTCAACGAAGGCGACGGGGTGCGCTTCGCCGAGACCACGGGCGACAAGGGACCTCAGGCCAGCTGGGTGCGGGTGATCCGGGACTGA